A part of Olleya sp. Bg11-27 genomic DNA contains:
- a CDS encoding ABC transporter ATP-binding protein has protein sequence MTKTKENIFDKALFKRLFKYTKPYRSVFYGLIVSVLILGALSIATPVLLREIIDEHLVKKDYNGFIFLIILMIVLLVTQVVLQLFFIYFSSWLGLKMVKDIRVKLFDHILSFKMKYFNTSSVGVLITRAVTDMERIASVFGDGLFTIIRDLLVMVVISGAMLYYNWQLSLIVFVTLPIVLFATKIFQRYMKRAFEDVRNEVSNLNSFVQERVTGMKILQLFTREDTEYKNFKEINNRHKKAWLKTVWYNSIFFPIAEFLGSLTTGLIVWFGGLNILVEGSNVTPGDLFMFITMIPMLFRPLRQIADKFNTLQMGMIASNRVFKILDTTSQIDNSGNLIAENFKGSINFDSVHFSYVEDEEVLKGISFDVKAGDTVAIVGATGAGKSTVINLLNRFYEITSGTISIDNTDIKEYTLVSLRQQIAVVLQDVFLFADTILNNITLSNPNITEADVVQAAKDIGIHDFIMSLPNGYQYNVKERGVMLSSGQRQLISFLRAYVTNPSILVLDEATSSVDSYSEQLIQTATEKITKGRTSIVIAHRLATIQKADNIIVMDAGLIVEQGTHDELLKKDKGYYKNLYEVQFLQAEKVA, from the coding sequence ATGACTAAGACAAAAGAAAACATATTTGACAAAGCACTATTTAAACGGTTGTTTAAATACACTAAACCGTATAGATCTGTATTTTACGGATTGATAGTTTCGGTGCTTATTTTAGGAGCTTTAAGTATTGCAACACCAGTATTGTTAAGAGAGATTATTGATGAACATTTAGTTAAAAAAGACTATAATGGTTTTATTTTTCTAATCATATTAATGATTGTGCTATTAGTAACACAAGTCGTACTTCAGTTATTTTTTATCTATTTTTCATCTTGGTTAGGCTTAAAAATGGTGAAAGATATTCGTGTTAAACTATTTGATCATATTCTTAGTTTTAAGATGAAATACTTTAATACATCGTCAGTAGGAGTGTTAATTACTAGAGCAGTTACGGATATGGAACGTATCGCTTCTGTTTTTGGGGATGGTTTATTTACTATAATCAGAGATTTATTGGTCATGGTCGTGATTTCTGGCGCAATGTTATATTACAATTGGCAGTTAAGTTTGATTGTATTTGTAACGTTACCAATTGTATTATTTGCTACAAAAATTTTTCAACGATACATGAAGCGCGCTTTTGAAGATGTCCGTAACGAAGTCTCCAACTTGAACTCGTTTGTACAAGAACGTGTCACAGGAATGAAAATTTTACAGTTATTTACAAGAGAAGATACCGAATATAAAAATTTTAAAGAAATTAATAATCGTCATAAAAAAGCGTGGTTAAAAACGGTTTGGTATAACTCTATTTTCTTTCCAATTGCTGAATTTTTAGGCTCGTTAACAACAGGATTAATTGTTTGGTTTGGAGGTTTAAACATATTAGTAGAGGGAAGTAATGTTACACCTGGAGATTTATTTATGTTTATTACCATGATTCCTATGTTATTTAGACCATTGCGTCAAATAGCGGATAAGTTTAATACGCTTCAAATGGGGATGATTGCTTCAAACAGAGTTTTTAAAATATTAGATACAACTTCGCAAATAGATAATTCAGGAAACCTTATTGCTGAAAACTTTAAAGGAAGTATCAATTTTGATAGTGTACATTTTAGTTATGTTGAAGATGAAGAGGTCTTAAAAGGCATTAGTTTTGATGTAAAAGCAGGAGATACTGTGGCAATTGTAGGCGCTACAGGAGCAGGGAAAAGTACGGTTATTAATTTGTTAAACCGTTTTTACGAAATCACTTCTGGGACAATTTCAATAGATAATACGGATATAAAAGAGTATACATTAGTCTCTTTAAGACAACAAATAGCAGTGGTATTACAGGATGTATTTTTATTTGCGGATACTATTTTGAACAATATCACATTAAGCAATCCAAATATTACAGAGGCTGATGTTGTACAAGCAGCAAAAGATATTGGAATACACGATTTTATAATGAGTTTACCTAATGGTTATCAGTATAATGTAAAAGAACGTGGTGTGATGTTATCTTCAGGACAACGACAACTAATTTCTTTTTTACGTGCCTATGTAACCAATCCTAGCATTTTGGTATTAGATGAAGCGACGTCTTCTGTAGATTCGTATTCAGAGCAATTAATACAAACAGCGACTGAGAAAATTACCAAAGGTCGTACGTCTATAGTTATTGCGCACAGATTAGCAACCATCCAAAAAGCAGATAATATAATTGTTATGGATGCAGGTTTAATTGTTGAGCAAGGGACGCATGACGAGTTGCTTAAAAAAGACAAAGGGTATTATAAAAACTTGTACGAAGTACAGTTTTTACAAGCTGAAAAAGTAGCCTAA
- the truA gene encoding tRNA pseudouridine(38-40) synthase TruA translates to MRYFIELSYNGKNYHGWQKQPNAISVQEVLEKALSTILGETIAVMGAGRTDAGVHAKQLFAHWDTDIIFDAEKVQYKLNSFLPVDIAIQSIFKVKDDSHARFHATSRAYLYRVALQKSPFNVDQSYFLKHALDIEKMNEATKILFEYNDFQCFSKTHTDVKTYNCDIMKAEWQLMDNELHFTIKADRFLRNMVRAIVGTLINIGVGKMEVDELHTIIKSKNRSNAGFSVPAQGLYLTEVAYPDTIKLND, encoded by the coding sequence TTGCGCTATTTTATAGAACTATCTTATAATGGGAAAAATTATCATGGTTGGCAAAAGCAACCTAATGCTATTTCTGTACAAGAAGTTTTAGAAAAAGCATTATCTACTATTTTAGGTGAAACTATTGCTGTTATGGGTGCTGGTCGTACTGATGCTGGTGTACATGCCAAACAATTGTTTGCTCACTGGGATACAGATATTATTTTTGATGCAGAAAAAGTGCAGTATAAATTAAATTCGTTTTTACCAGTAGATATTGCTATCCAATCTATATTTAAAGTGAAGGACGATAGTCATGCGCGTTTTCATGCAACAAGCAGAGCCTATTTATATCGTGTAGCTTTACAAAAAAGCCCTTTTAATGTGGATCAATCTTATTTTTTGAAACACGCTTTAGATATTGAAAAAATGAATGAAGCGACAAAAATATTGTTCGAATACAACGATTTTCAGTGTTTTTCTAAAACTCACACAGATGTAAAAACGTACAATTGTGATATTATGAAAGCGGAATGGCAATTAATGGATAACGAATTACATTTTACTATTAAAGCCGATCGTTTTTTAAGAAACATGGTAAGAGCCATAGTAGGTACTCTTATCAATATAGGTGTTGGGAAAATGGAAGTTGACGAGTTACACACCATTATAAAATCTAAAAACAGAAGCAATGCCGGGTTTTCAGTACCAGCACAAGGATTATATTTAACTGAAGTAGCTTATCCAGACACAATAAAATTAAATGACTAA
- a CDS encoding metallophosphoesterase family protein, translating into MKKILLLSDTHSHIDDTILKHVKLADEVWHAGDIGDLKVTDAIQALKPLRAVWGNIDNDKARAEFPENNRFTIEGVDVWITHIGGYPNRYNIRIREEIKANPPKLFICGHSHILKVMPDKKLGLLHMNPGAIGIHGFHNVRTMLRFTIDNGKIDNLEVIEYPRK; encoded by the coding sequence ATGAAAAAAATATTATTACTCTCCGATACGCACAGCCATATTGACGATACTATTTTAAAACACGTCAAATTAGCTGACGAGGTTTGGCATGCTGGTGATATTGGAGACCTTAAAGTAACCGATGCTATTCAAGCCCTAAAACCACTGCGTGCCGTATGGGGAAATATTGATAATGATAAAGCACGTGCCGAATTTCCGGAAAACAACAGATTTACTATAGAAGGTGTAGATGTTTGGATTACACATATTGGTGGGTATCCCAATAGATACAATATTAGGATTAGAGAGGAAATAAAAGCAAATCCCCCAAAATTATTTATTTGTGGACATTCTCATATTTTAAAGGTTATGCCAGATAAAAAGTTAGGTTTATTACACATGAATCCTGGTGCTATAGGCATACATGGCTTTCATAATGTAAGAACCATGTTACGCTTTACAATAGATAATGGTAAAATTGATAACTTAGAAGTTATTGAGTATCCTAGAAAATAA
- a CDS encoding DUF4293 domain-containing protein, with amino-acid sequence MLQRIQTVYLLIVAIISGGLIFVFDLWTTTNDIMVFAKDERVVFGLFIGSALLAVISIFKFKNRKSQFMLGRLNQILNLILLGFFVYRTLNASGEANDVSEKGVAIFLPVISIVFLILSNRAIKKDEDLVKSVDRLR; translated from the coding sequence ATGTTACAACGTATTCAAACGGTATATTTATTAATTGTTGCTATTATTTCAGGAGGACTCATTTTTGTCTTTGATTTATGGACAACAACTAACGATATTATGGTTTTTGCTAAAGACGAGCGAGTTGTTTTTGGTTTGTTTATAGGATCTGCGTTATTAGCTGTAATTTCAATATTTAAATTTAAAAATAGAAAGTCTCAATTTATGTTGGGACGACTAAATCAGATATTAAACTTAATTTTACTAGGATTTTTCGTGTATCGAACGCTAAATGCATCTGGAGAAGCAAATGATGTTTCTGAGAAAGGTGTTGCGATTTTCCTCCCTGTTATATCTATCGTCTTTTTGATTTTATCAAATAGAGCCATTAAGAAGGATGAAGATCTTGTCAAATCTGTGGATCGTTTACGTTAA
- the rho gene encoding transcription termination factor Rho, protein MFEISQLKEMKLPELQDMAKKLNVSKFRSLKKLDLVYQILDKQAADPKAVLEVKKEDTPVKKAPVKKAAPVKAETTEKPVAAPKPKRARVVKPAKQKETTSQPQLDLTPETAPKPVAKKEVSEKEVVAKTPAKPQPKKPVHNHQKNKQTNDNKDDKQSDNKQPNRPKHNNQKNSNQKNSNQKNGNQHNGNKDSRNRYREPDFEFDAIIESEGVLDIMQDGYGFLRSSDYNYLSSPDDIYVSQSQIRLFGLKVGDTVLGQVRPPKEGEKYFPLIKVSKINGQNPNVVRDRVAFEHLTPLFPQEKFNIAEKQATISTRIMDLFAPIGKGQRGMIVSQPKTGKTMLLKDVANAIAANHPEVYQMILLIDERPEEVTDMQRNVRGEVIASTFDKEAHEHVKIANIVLEKAKRLVECGHDVVILLDSITRLARAYNSVQPASGKILSGGVDANALHKPKRFFGAARNIENGGSLTIIATALTETGSKMDEVIFEEFKGTGNMELQLDRKISNRRIFPAIDLTSSSTRRDDILLDATTIQRMWVMRKYLADMNPVEAMEFINDRFRQTRNNEEFLISMNG, encoded by the coding sequence ATGTTTGAAATCTCACAATTAAAAGAAATGAAGCTTCCTGAATTACAGGATATGGCTAAAAAACTGAATGTCTCTAAGTTTCGTTCATTAAAAAAATTAGATTTAGTATATCAAATACTAGATAAGCAAGCAGCAGATCCAAAAGCTGTTTTAGAAGTAAAAAAAGAGGATACTCCTGTTAAGAAAGCCCCTGTAAAAAAGGCCGCACCGGTTAAAGCTGAAACCACTGAAAAACCAGTAGCAGCTCCAAAGCCAAAAAGAGCTAGAGTTGTTAAGCCTGCTAAACAAAAGGAAACCACAAGTCAACCTCAATTAGATTTAACACCTGAAACCGCACCTAAACCTGTCGCTAAAAAGGAGGTTAGTGAGAAGGAAGTGGTCGCAAAAACACCTGCTAAACCACAACCCAAAAAACCGGTTCACAACCATCAAAAAAACAAACAGACTAACGACAATAAGGACGACAAACAAAGCGATAATAAGCAACCAAATCGTCCAAAACATAACAATCAAAAAAATAGTAACCAGAAAAACAGCAATCAAAAAAACGGTAACCAACATAACGGAAACAAAGACAGTCGTAACCGTTATAGAGAACCAGATTTTGAATTTGATGCTATTATAGAAAGTGAGGGTGTTTTAGACATCATGCAGGATGGTTACGGATTTTTACGCTCTTCTGATTATAACTACTTATCATCACCTGATGATATTTATGTCTCACAATCTCAAATTCGTTTATTCGGATTAAAAGTTGGAGATACTGTTCTAGGACAAGTTAGACCTCCAAAAGAAGGCGAAAAATATTTCCCTTTAATTAAAGTCAGCAAAATAAATGGTCAAAACCCTAATGTGGTAAGAGACCGTGTTGCTTTTGAGCATTTAACACCATTATTCCCTCAAGAGAAATTTAATATTGCAGAAAAGCAAGCGACTATCTCTACAAGAATCATGGACTTGTTTGCACCAATAGGTAAAGGACAACGTGGTATGATTGTATCACAACCAAAAACAGGTAAAACCATGCTTTTAAAGGATGTTGCCAATGCCATTGCAGCAAATCATCCCGAGGTATACCAAATGATATTACTAATTGATGAGCGTCCAGAAGAAGTAACAGACATGCAACGTAATGTTCGTGGAGAAGTTATTGCCTCTACTTTTGACAAGGAAGCACACGAGCACGTAAAAATTGCTAACATCGTTTTAGAAAAAGCAAAACGATTGGTAGAATGCGGACACGATGTTGTGATCTTATTAGATTCAATTACGCGTTTAGCTAGAGCATATAACTCTGTACAACCAGCGTCAGGAAAAATTCTTTCGGGAGGTGTAGATGCTAATGCTTTACATAAACCAAAACGTTTCTTTGGAGCTGCACGTAATATAGAAAATGGGGGATCTCTAACTATTATTGCAACAGCATTAACAGAAACAGGTTCTAAAATGGACGAAGTAATTTTCGAAGAATTTAAAGGAACAGGTAATATGGAACTACAATTAGATCGTAAAATATCTAATCGTCGTATTTTCCCAGCTATCGATTTAACATCATCAAGCACACGTCGTGATGATATTTTATTAGATGCTACAACCATCCAACGTATGTGGGTGATGCGTAAATATCTTGCAGACATGAATCCTGTAGAAGCTATGGAATTTATAAATGATCGCTTTAGACAAACTAGAAATAACGAAGAGTTTTTAATCTCGATGAATGGTTAA
- the rpsT gene encoding 30S ribosomal protein S20, giving the protein MANHKSTLKRIRSNEAKRLLNKYQHKTTRNAIKKLRELEDKKEAEALFPSIVSMLDRLAKKNVIHANKASNLKSSLSKHVAAM; this is encoded by the coding sequence ATGGCAAATCACAAGTCAACTTTAAAAAGAATTAGAAGTAACGAAGCTAAGCGTTTGTTAAACAAGTACCAACATAAGACTACTCGTAATGCAATTAAAAAATTACGTGAGTTAGAAGACAAGAAAGAAGCTGAAGCTTTATTTCCTTCTATCGTTTCTATGTTAGACAGATTAGCAAAGAAAAACGTTATACATGCTAACAAAGCTTCTAACTTAAAATCTAGTTTATCTAAGCACGTTGCTGCGATGTAA
- the proS gene encoding proline--tRNA ligase, translating to MSKKLTSRAENYSKWYNELVVEADLAENSAVRGCMVIKPYGYAIWEKMQAELDKKFKETGHQNAYFPLFVPKSLFEAEEKNAEGFAKECAVVTHYRLENDPDKPGKLRVDPNAKLEEELVVRPTSEAIIWSTFKGWVQSYRDLPLLINQWANVVRWEMRTRLFLRTAEFLWQEGHTAHTTKQEAIAEAELMNGVYATFTEDFMAIPVIQGLKTESERFAGADETYCIEALMQDGKALQAGTSHFLGQNFAKAFDVKFTSKEGKQEYVWATSWGVSTRLMGALIMTHSDDHGLVLPPKLAPNQVVIVPIYKTDEQLEAITEVVNGIMTDLRSRNISVKFDNRDTYRPGAKFAQHELQGVPLRIAIGARDLENGTVELARRDTLTKEVVALDTLTDRVEGLMTEIQDTLYKKALDYRDTHITEVETFEEFKKVLEEKGGFISAHWDGTAETEDKIKEITKATIRCLPLDGKIEKGICVLTGRESARRVLFAKAY from the coding sequence ATGAGTAAAAAACTAACAAGTAGAGCTGAAAATTATTCCAAATGGTATAATGAATTGGTTGTAGAAGCTGACCTAGCTGAAAATTCGGCAGTAAGAGGCTGTATGGTCATAAAACCTTATGGCTATGCGATATGGGAAAAAATGCAAGCAGAATTAGATAAAAAGTTTAAAGAAACAGGACATCAGAACGCTTATTTTCCATTATTTGTTCCAAAAAGCCTATTTGAAGCAGAAGAAAAGAATGCTGAAGGCTTTGCCAAAGAATGCGCAGTAGTTACACATTATAGGCTGGAGAACGATCCAGATAAGCCAGGAAAACTAAGAGTTGACCCAAATGCTAAGCTTGAAGAAGAATTAGTCGTAAGACCAACTAGTGAAGCTATTATATGGAGTACCTTTAAAGGTTGGGTGCAATCATATAGAGATTTACCTCTATTAATCAATCAATGGGCTAACGTTGTACGTTGGGAAATGCGTACACGTTTATTTTTACGTACAGCAGAATTTTTATGGCAAGAAGGGCATACGGCGCATACAACAAAACAAGAAGCGATTGCTGAAGCAGAATTAATGAATGGTGTTTACGCCACGTTTACAGAAGACTTTATGGCTATTCCTGTTATTCAAGGATTGAAAACAGAAAGTGAACGTTTTGCTGGAGCGGATGAAACCTATTGTATTGAAGCTTTAATGCAAGATGGAAAAGCACTACAAGCTGGGACGTCTCACTTTTTAGGTCAAAACTTCGCTAAAGCATTTGATGTGAAGTTTACATCAAAAGAAGGGAAGCAAGAATATGTATGGGCAACATCTTGGGGAGTATCTACAAGATTAATGGGAGCATTAATTATGACACATAGTGATGACCATGGATTAGTACTACCTCCAAAATTAGCACCAAACCAAGTTGTTATTGTTCCTATATATAAGACAGACGAACAATTGGAAGCTATTACAGAAGTTGTTAATGGTATAATGACAGACTTAAGAAGTAGAAACATATCCGTTAAGTTTGATAACAGGGATACGTATAGACCAGGAGCTAAGTTTGCACAACACGAATTGCAAGGTGTACCATTAAGGATAGCGATAGGAGCAAGAGATCTAGAAAACGGTACTGTGGAGCTTGCTAGACGTGATACATTAACTAAAGAGGTTGTTGCATTAGATACTTTAACAGATAGGGTAGAGGGCTTAATGACGGAAATACAAGATACGTTATATAAGAAAGCTTTAGATTATAGAGATACACACATTACAGAAGTAGAAACTTTTGAAGAATTTAAAAAAGTTTTAGAAGAAAAGGGTGGATTTATCTCTGCACATTGGGATGGAACGGCAGAAACTGAAGATAAAATCAAAGAAATTACTAAAGCTACGATTAGATGTCTTCCTTTAGACGGAAAAATTGAAAAAGGAATTTGTGTGCTTACTGGCAGAGAATCAGCACGTCGCGTGTTATTTGCAAAAGCTTATTAA
- a CDS encoding OmpP1/FadL family transporter: protein MKKITILIMGILSISVSNAQSISDALRYSSGEITGTARFQSMSGAFGALGGDLSAISINPASSAVFTTSYASFSLGTENNSNSTNYFNGTDNSSNTSLNLNQGGGVFIFKNSNTDSPWKKFSLAMEYDITKNYDNDWRANGTGNTSIGQYFLANAQGLRLDEISQFQDETISEAYSEIGIAYGYSNQQAFLGYYSSILIPDNDDNDGNTLYTSSILGNSFKQDYTYSATGYNGKISFNLGTQYGENTYFGLNLNSHFLNYERYTSFYETNNNTGSLVKEVLFDNTLSTNGSGFSFQLGGIFKLTNELRAGITYESPTWMTLEDETTQYIETLVSDDTNGDFYQPVNPNVLNIFESYRIQTPSKITGSLAYVFGTQGLISLDYSRKDYSKTKFKPTSDPSFNAQNALMENMLTAASTFKIGAEYKVKQFSFRGGYRIEESPYANGTTVGDLTGYSLGLGYNFGNTNLDLAFNQSRQDRDEQFFNTGLTNPVILDTKISNVTLTLGFRL, encoded by the coding sequence ATGAAAAAAATAACTATATTAATTATGGGTATCTTATCCATATCTGTTAGTAATGCACAAAGCATTAGTGACGCCTTACGCTATTCTAGTGGAGAAATAACTGGAACAGCTCGTTTCCAAAGTATGAGTGGTGCGTTTGGAGCACTTGGAGGAGACTTAAGTGCAATAAGTATTAACCCAGCAAGTTCTGCTGTTTTCACTACTAGCTATGCTTCATTTTCATTAGGAACCGAAAACAATTCTAACAGTACCAATTATTTTAATGGCACAGACAATTCTTCTAACACTTCATTAAATTTAAATCAAGGTGGAGGTGTTTTTATATTTAAAAATAGTAACACTGATTCTCCTTGGAAGAAGTTTTCTTTAGCTATGGAGTATGATATCACAAAAAATTATGACAACGACTGGAGAGCTAATGGAACAGGAAACACTAGTATTGGTCAATATTTTCTTGCCAATGCACAAGGCTTGCGTTTAGATGAAATATCACAATTTCAAGATGAGACGATTTCTGAAGCTTATTCAGAAATAGGAATTGCTTATGGGTATTCCAATCAACAAGCTTTTTTAGGTTATTATTCTTCTATTTTAATACCTGACAATGACGACAACGACGGTAACACTTTGTACACGAGTAGTATTTTAGGAAATTCGTTTAAACAAGACTACACGTACTCTGCTACAGGATATAATGGAAAAATTAGCTTTAACCTAGGAACACAATATGGAGAAAATACTTATTTTGGATTAAATCTTAACTCTCATTTTTTAAATTACGAACGTTACACTAGTTTTTACGAAACAAATAATAATACAGGCTCATTAGTTAAAGAAGTTTTATTTGACAACACATTGTCTACAAACGGTTCTGGCTTCTCTTTTCAATTAGGAGGTATCTTTAAATTAACCAATGAACTAAGAGCTGGAATAACTTACGAATCGCCAACATGGATGACTCTAGAAGATGAAACGACACAATATATTGAAACACTTGTTTCTGACGATACTAATGGTGATTTTTATCAACCCGTAAACCCAAATGTTTTAAATATATTTGAAAGCTATAGAATACAAACTCCTAGTAAGATTACAGGAAGTTTAGCTTATGTTTTCGGGACACAAGGCTTAATAAGCCTTGATTATTCTAGAAAAGATTATAGTAAAACAAAATTTAAACCAACTTCTGACCCAAGTTTCAATGCTCAAAATGCTCTAATGGAAAACATGCTAACTGCCGCGTCCACTTTTAAAATTGGTGCAGAATATAAAGTAAAGCAATTTAGTTTTAGAGGAGGTTACAGAATTGAGGAAAGCCCATATGCTAACGGTACAACTGTTGGTGACTTAACAGGTTATTCTTTAGGTTTGGGTTACAACTTTGGTAATACTAATTTAGATCTAGCATTTAACCAATCAAGACAAGATAGAGATGAACAATTTTTTAATACAGGATTAACAAACCCTGTTATTCTAGACACTAAAATTTCTAATGTGACCTTAACCTTAGGATTTAGATTATAA